One genomic segment of Paraburkholderia hospita includes these proteins:
- a CDS encoding hybrid-cluster NAD(P)-dependent oxidoreductase: MNSVERVFDPAPDAADRFTDASTWESGGRLWPSNERQVLTCCRVVDETHDVKSFEFRAGDGLPVRFEPGQFLTVSANVKGQPVERCYTISSPPTRPWLLSITVKRVPGGVMSNWLHDNMKPGNQLQAYGPSGTFTPTSTCAVKSLYLSAGSGVTPLMSMTRASIDLGLDRDIAFVHSARTPADIVFRDELRRLAKLSPRLRLFFVCEGVGDELDWTGETGRLSLALLAKWIPDYTEREVFTCGPAGYMDAAREILREGGHDPARYHQESFDIASDVVVQAPASRPSESAVSQETYTVKLSRSARSFTMTATETVLAAAKKAGVPIPSSCSQGVCGTCKTKLLEGSVDMQHNGGIRDREVVKGFRLLCCSRPTSDLVLEL; this comes from the coding sequence ATGAATTCTGTCGAAAGGGTATTCGACCCGGCGCCCGATGCAGCGGACCGGTTCACTGATGCCAGCACGTGGGAGTCCGGCGGCAGGCTCTGGCCGAGCAACGAGCGGCAGGTGCTGACGTGCTGCCGCGTGGTGGACGAAACGCATGATGTGAAGAGCTTCGAGTTCCGCGCGGGCGACGGTTTGCCCGTGCGCTTCGAGCCCGGGCAATTCCTGACGGTGTCGGCGAATGTGAAGGGGCAACCCGTCGAGCGCTGCTACACGATCTCGTCGCCGCCGACGCGTCCCTGGCTGCTGTCCATTACGGTCAAGCGGGTTCCGGGCGGCGTCATGTCCAACTGGCTTCACGACAATATGAAGCCGGGGAACCAGTTGCAGGCGTACGGGCCTTCCGGCACCTTCACGCCGACGAGTACTTGCGCGGTGAAGTCACTGTATCTGTCGGCGGGTTCGGGTGTGACGCCGTTGATGTCGATGACGCGCGCCAGCATCGACCTTGGCCTCGACCGCGATATCGCGTTCGTGCACAGCGCGAGAACGCCCGCCGATATCGTCTTTCGCGACGAGTTGCGCAGGCTCGCGAAGCTGTCGCCGCGTCTTCGGCTGTTCTTCGTATGCGAAGGCGTCGGCGATGAACTCGACTGGACGGGGGAGACAGGCAGGCTCAGTCTCGCGCTTCTTGCAAAGTGGATTCCCGATTACACCGAGCGCGAGGTGTTCACTTGCGGGCCGGCAGGCTATATGGACGCGGCGAGGGAGATTCTCCGCGAAGGCGGTCACGATCCGGCGCGCTACCACCAGGAAAGTTTCGACATCGCGTCCGATGTCGTCGTGCAGGCGCCGGCGTCACGTCCGTCCGAGAGCGCTGTGAGCCAGGAAACGTACACGGTCAAGCTGTCCCGCTCGGCGAGGTCGTTCACGATGACCGCGACGGAAACGGTGCTCGCCGCAGCGAAAAAGGCCGGCGTGCCGATCCCATCGTCGTGCAGCCAGGGCGTATGCGGAACCTGCAAGACGAAGCTGCTTGAAGGTAGCGTCGATATGCAACACAACGGCGGGATTCGTGACCGGGAAGTCGTCAAGGGCTTCAGGCTTTTATGTTGCAGCCGTCCGACGTCCGATCTGGTGCTGGAACTTTGA
- a CDS encoding LysR substrate-binding domain-containing protein, giving the protein MKPAIAGTKGYRRLIPSMTALVEFESVARLSSFTVAANELGVTQAAVSRQVKFLEDTLGVRLFHRLHRSIELTEEGEALYLVVAESMQKIAGVFDRLSSGPVQQELVLAATSAFSHFRLLPRLASLKKAQPNLQLRLSTQMFTADLRHKEIDVAVRFGNGRWSDGTATLLFDEEVFPVCSPKWVESRGMPQSLQDVANAALIESDSTSEGWMGWEAWFNAVGLRPLRLNFALRCSLYTDAIQAARYGEGIALGWGRLVHDLVETGELVRLPVASLKPNDAYFIVVPHGRTITAATDGLIDWLRQDSLA; this is encoded by the coding sequence ATGAAACCGGCTATTGCAGGGACTAAAGGATACCGGCGCCTCATTCCGTCGATGACGGCCCTCGTCGAGTTCGAATCGGTCGCGCGCCTGAGCAGCTTTACTGTCGCGGCGAACGAACTCGGCGTCACGCAGGCGGCCGTCAGCCGGCAGGTCAAATTCCTCGAAGACACGCTCGGCGTGCGGCTCTTTCACCGCCTGCACCGCTCCATCGAGCTTACGGAAGAAGGCGAGGCGCTGTACCTTGTCGTCGCCGAGTCGATGCAGAAAATTGCCGGCGTGTTCGACCGGCTTTCCAGCGGCCCTGTGCAGCAGGAACTGGTGCTGGCGGCGACGTCGGCGTTCTCGCACTTTCGTCTGTTGCCGCGTCTCGCCTCGCTCAAGAAAGCGCAGCCGAATCTTCAGCTTCGCCTTTCCACGCAGATGTTCACGGCGGACCTGCGGCACAAGGAGATCGATGTCGCGGTGCGCTTCGGCAACGGACGATGGAGCGACGGCACGGCAACCTTGCTGTTCGACGAGGAAGTCTTTCCTGTGTGCTCGCCGAAGTGGGTGGAGTCGCGCGGCATGCCGCAATCGCTGCAGGACGTCGCGAACGCGGCGCTGATCGAGTCGGATTCGACGTCGGAAGGCTGGATGGGATGGGAAGCGTGGTTCAACGCCGTGGGCCTCAGGCCGCTGCGTCTGAACTTCGCGCTGCGCTGCAGCCTCTACACGGACGCGATCCAGGCCGCGCGTTATGGCGAAGGCATCGCGCTTGGCTGGGGACGGCTCGTTCACGATCTCGTCGAAACCGGCGAACTGGTGAGGCTGCCCGTCGCGTCGCTCAAGCCGAATGACGCGTACTTCATCGTGGTGCCGCATGGGCGCACCATCACGGCCGCCACGGACGGCCTGATCGACTGGCTGCGGCAGGATTCGCTCGCATAA
- a CDS encoding aldehyde dehydrogenase, with translation MTTYQEWKQKAQALSLDGRAFIAGQRANAASNETFATLNPSTGKVLADIAKCDAKDIDRAVAAAREAFESGVWSKAAPAQRKAVLLRLAQLIDDNAEELALLEALEAGKPISECLGLDIPESAACIRWHAEVTDKRYDALSPSGASVVSMITREPIGVVGAVLPWNFPALMLAWKIGPALSVGNSVIVKPAEQTSLSTLRIADLALEAGVPAGVLSVVTGLGESAGQALGRHADVDLVAFTGSTETGKRFLHYSADTNLKRVVLECGGKNPQVVLPDVANLDAVAEQAVAAAFWNMGENCSAGSRILVPSSLKASLLEKMQAVLEGWKTGDPLDPDVKLGSLIEQKHCEKVLAHIEKAKAEGARVVCGGKATRTDSGGWFVEPTIFDNVTPQMSIARDEVFGPVVCFIEYADIDEAVQIANDTCYGLAASLWTDNVNHAHKIAARIRAGTVTVNCFGEGDLSTPFGGFKQSGFGGRDKSVYAHDQYCELKTTWLKLD, from the coding sequence ATGACGACGTATCAGGAATGGAAGCAGAAAGCGCAAGCCTTGTCGCTCGACGGTAGAGCCTTTATCGCGGGACAACGCGCAAACGCGGCATCGAATGAGACGTTTGCGACGCTCAATCCTTCGACGGGTAAAGTGCTGGCCGACATCGCAAAGTGCGATGCGAAAGATATCGACCGCGCGGTCGCGGCGGCGCGGGAGGCATTCGAATCCGGCGTGTGGTCGAAGGCCGCGCCCGCGCAACGTAAAGCGGTGCTGCTGCGGCTCGCGCAACTGATCGACGACAACGCGGAAGAACTGGCGCTGTTAGAAGCACTCGAGGCAGGCAAGCCGATCAGCGAATGCCTGGGACTGGACATTCCCGAGTCGGCGGCGTGCATCCGCTGGCACGCGGAAGTCACGGACAAGCGATACGACGCGCTGTCGCCGTCGGGCGCGAGCGTCGTCAGCATGATCACGCGCGAACCGATCGGCGTCGTGGGCGCGGTGCTGCCGTGGAATTTTCCGGCGCTCATGCTCGCGTGGAAAATCGGCCCGGCGCTGTCGGTCGGCAATAGCGTGATCGTGAAGCCTGCGGAGCAGACCTCGCTGTCCACGCTGCGCATCGCCGATCTCGCGCTGGAAGCGGGCGTGCCCGCAGGCGTGTTGAGCGTCGTGACCGGCCTCGGCGAAAGCGCGGGTCAGGCGTTGGGCCGCCACGCGGACGTCGATCTGGTGGCGTTCACCGGTTCGACGGAAACGGGCAAGCGGTTTCTGCATTACTCGGCGGATACGAACCTGAAGCGCGTCGTGCTCGAATGCGGCGGCAAGAACCCGCAGGTCGTGCTGCCCGACGTCGCGAATCTCGATGCCGTCGCCGAGCAGGCCGTCGCCGCCGCGTTCTGGAACATGGGCGAGAACTGCAGCGCAGGCTCGCGCATTCTGGTTCCGTCGTCGCTGAAGGCGAGCTTGCTGGAGAAAATGCAAGCGGTTCTGGAAGGATGGAAAACGGGCGATCCACTCGACCCCGACGTCAAACTCGGCTCTCTGATCGAGCAGAAGCATTGCGAGAAGGTGCTCGCACACATTGAAAAAGCGAAGGCGGAAGGCGCGCGCGTCGTATGCGGCGGCAAGGCTACGCGTACCGACTCGGGCGGCTGGTTCGTCGAGCCGACGATCTTCGACAACGTGACGCCGCAAATGAGCATCGCGCGCGACGAAGTGTTCGGCCCTGTGGTGTGCTTCATCGAATATGCGGATATCGACGAAGCTGTGCAGATTGCCAACGACACCTGCTACGGCCTCGCTGCCTCGCTGTGGACCGACAACGTGAACCACGCGCATAAGATCGCGGCGCGGATTCGTGCGGGCACGGTGACGGTGAACTGCTTCGGCGAGGGCGACCTGTCGACGCCGTTCGGCGGGTTCAAGCAATCGGGCTTCGGCGGCCGCGACAAGTCCGTCTATGCACACGACCAGTACTGCGAGTTGAAGACCACCTGGCTGAAGCTCGACTAA
- a CDS encoding NAD(P)/FAD-dependent oxidoreductase, which produces MTSKLEFARFPAPDGVNGWWESLPPPAPAVAVSSERSYDWVVVGGGITGLCAARRLAELAPDASIALVEADRIGRTTAGRNSGFFVDLPHDISSESYSRSVEADKADVRFQRHGIDYVRSVVKAHNIECDWRDDGKFHASVNRKGHTALAHFAEGLERIDEAFEWLDEAAIAKVTGTDFYEGALFTPGCSTVQPAALMRGLAASLPENVQVFELSAATRIEDQGLSKVLTFAGGKIVAKRVILCTNAYAATFGGHPNGLLPVYTFASMTRVMKPEEVRRLGGTRSWALIPADPMGSTVRRLITDRICVRNHFAFRPNLEVSPADLAKAKSLHQRSFDRRFPMLKDVELEYTWGGPLCLSANNGALFGRRADGVFEAVGCNGLGLSRGSASGKLIAEYALGQSSDLVRQLLNQPHPRSLPVRPIADVAVSAAIWVKEFSAGAEL; this is translated from the coding sequence ATGACCTCGAAACTGGAATTCGCGCGGTTTCCCGCTCCCGATGGTGTGAACGGATGGTGGGAAAGCCTGCCGCCGCCCGCGCCTGCGGTCGCGGTGTCGTCTGAGCGCAGCTACGACTGGGTCGTGGTCGGCGGCGGTATTACGGGCTTGTGCGCGGCCCGGCGCCTGGCCGAGCTTGCGCCCGATGCGTCGATTGCGCTGGTCGAGGCGGATCGCATCGGGCGCACGACGGCCGGGCGCAATTCCGGCTTCTTCGTCGATCTGCCGCATGACATCAGCAGCGAGAGCTATTCGCGCAGCGTGGAAGCGGACAAGGCGGACGTCCGCTTCCAGCGTCACGGCATCGACTATGTGCGCTCGGTCGTGAAGGCGCACAACATCGAGTGCGACTGGCGCGACGACGGGAAATTTCACGCTTCGGTGAACCGGAAGGGACATACAGCGCTTGCGCATTTCGCCGAAGGTCTCGAACGCATCGACGAAGCATTCGAATGGCTCGACGAAGCCGCCATCGCGAAGGTGACGGGCACGGACTTCTACGAGGGCGCGCTCTTTACGCCTGGGTGCAGCACGGTACAGCCCGCGGCGCTGATGCGCGGTCTCGCTGCGAGCTTGCCCGAGAACGTGCAGGTGTTCGAACTCAGCGCGGCGACGCGGATAGAAGACCAGGGGCTTTCGAAGGTGTTGACCTTCGCGGGAGGCAAGATCGTCGCGAAGCGCGTGATTCTCTGCACCAACGCCTATGCGGCGACCTTCGGCGGACATCCGAACGGCCTGCTGCCCGTGTACACGTTCGCGTCGATGACACGCGTGATGAAGCCGGAAGAAGTCCGGCGGCTCGGCGGCACGCGCTCATGGGCGCTGATTCCCGCCGATCCGATGGGCTCGACCGTGCGTCGTCTGATTACGGACCGCATCTGCGTTCGCAATCACTTTGCGTTCCGGCCGAACCTCGAAGTATCACCGGCCGATCTGGCGAAAGCGAAGAGCCTGCATCAACGGTCATTCGACCGGCGCTTTCCGATGTTGAAGGACGTCGAACTCGAATACACGTGGGGCGGTCCGTTGTGCCTGTCGGCGAACAACGGTGCGTTGTTCGGGCGCAGGGCCGATGGCGTGTTCGAAGCGGTCGGGTGCAATGGCCTGGGCTTAAGCCGAGGGTCGGCGTCAGGCAAGCTGATCGCCGAATACGCGCTCGGTCAGTCCAGCGATCTCGTACGTCAGCTTCTGAATCAGCCGCATCCGCGTTCGCTGCCCGTGCGTCCCATTGCGGACGTCGCGGTGTCGGCGGCGATCTGGGTCAAGGAATTTTCGGCCGGGGCCGAGCTTTAA
- a CDS encoding branched-chain amino acid ABC transporter substrate-binding protein, with protein MVNTSRRILLASLTAVAMTLASHPCVAQQVVKIGVSAPLTGVGAANGKDIENGVRLAIEEANTQHIKLGGQEVRFEMASVDDQGDPRVGVQVAQKLVDDGVVAVVGYYNSGVALPASPIFAKAGIPLIDPAATNPAITRQGLKNVFRIIATDAQNSGNAGKYAVTVTKAQRIAVMDDRTAFGQGAADEFKKAAVAAGGQIVASEYTQEKAVEFNAQLTTIKAANADLLYFAGLDNQAALLTKRMRQLGMRAQFVGSGGIADSIFLSVAGSAAEGAMAWEYGRPVESLPQGKAFAEKFKKRFGADTLTYAPFAYDCAWVAINAMKQANSAKPEVFMPTLRTTQYDGITGKIEFDAYGDLKHPTSTLYQVKNGKWVPVTTISAE; from the coding sequence ATGGTCAATACTTCACGAAGAATTCTTCTCGCCTCGCTGACTGCCGTCGCGATGACGCTTGCAAGTCACCCGTGCGTTGCACAGCAGGTCGTCAAGATAGGCGTGTCCGCGCCGTTGACGGGTGTCGGAGCGGCCAACGGGAAGGACATCGAAAACGGTGTCCGGCTTGCCATCGAAGAAGCCAACACCCAGCACATCAAGCTGGGCGGACAGGAGGTGCGCTTCGAGATGGCCTCCGTGGATGACCAGGGCGACCCGCGCGTCGGCGTGCAGGTGGCGCAGAAACTTGTCGACGACGGCGTGGTGGCCGTGGTCGGTTATTACAACTCGGGTGTCGCATTACCCGCATCGCCGATATTCGCCAAGGCGGGCATCCCATTGATCGACCCCGCCGCGACCAATCCCGCGATCACGCGACAAGGCCTGAAGAACGTGTTCCGCATCATCGCCACCGATGCGCAAAACTCCGGCAATGCCGGTAAGTACGCAGTCACCGTCACCAAGGCGCAACGGATCGCCGTGATGGACGACCGCACGGCATTCGGCCAGGGCGCCGCGGACGAATTCAAGAAGGCCGCGGTGGCGGCGGGCGGCCAGATCGTCGCGTCGGAATACACGCAAGAGAAGGCCGTCGAATTCAACGCGCAACTCACGACCATCAAGGCGGCCAATGCCGATCTGCTGTACTTCGCCGGACTCGACAATCAGGCCGCGTTGCTGACCAAGCGCATGAGACAGCTCGGCATGCGCGCGCAGTTCGTCGGCAGCGGCGGCATTGCCGATAGCATCTTCCTCAGTGTCGCGGGCAGTGCGGCCGAAGGCGCGATGGCGTGGGAGTACGGGCGGCCTGTCGAGTCGCTGCCGCAAGGCAAGGCGTTCGCGGAAAAGTTCAAGAAGCGCTTCGGCGCGGACACGTTGACTTATGCGCCATTCGCCTATGACTGCGCATGGGTGGCGATCAACGCGATGAAACAGGCGAACTCCGCAAAGCCCGAGGTGTTCATGCCCACGCTGCGCACGACGCAATACGATGGGATCACCGGGAAGATCGAGTTCGATGCATACGGCGACCTCAAGCATCCGACGTCGACGCTGTATCAGGTGAAGAACGGCAAATGGGTACCCGTGACGACGATAAGCGCCGAATGA
- a CDS encoding cupin domain-containing protein has product MTTAQLRDELVLFGLNVKDARRSYSIDERDWRAMKIGDTVLPGFFWIPVAEDERGAWSSYWMRLQPGARSFEHQHDSTELIMILDGVFTDDDGTDFLPGQTVCYAAGSRHSTSSEGGCTVLVVAHTGSTIVSRAQD; this is encoded by the coding sequence ATGACGACTGCGCAACTGCGTGATGAACTGGTTCTCTTCGGCCTGAACGTCAAGGACGCCCGCCGTTCGTATTCGATCGACGAGCGCGACTGGCGCGCGATGAAGATCGGCGACACGGTGCTGCCCGGTTTCTTCTGGATTCCCGTGGCCGAGGACGAACGCGGCGCGTGGAGCAGCTACTGGATGCGTTTGCAACCGGGCGCGCGCTCTTTCGAGCATCAGCACGATTCAACCGAGCTGATCATGATTCTTGACGGCGTGTTCACGGACGACGACGGCACCGATTTCCTTCCCGGCCAGACGGTGTGCTACGCGGCGGGTTCGCGGCATAGCACGTCGTCAGAAGGCGGCTGCACGGTGCTGGTGGTCGCGCATACCGGCTCGACGATCGTTTCTCGCGCGCAAGACTGA
- a CDS encoding pyrroline-5-carboxylate reductase — translation MRAGFIGTGTITQAVVTGMLRFGVPFERISLSPRNARTAAELAALDGRIHVCASNQEVLDNSDVACLAVVPQIAAEVLGELEFDARHHVISFMAGISLDQLRGLVRTSGKIARAVPLPAVAEGKGSTAICPADEVAKAIFAALGEAIEVDSEDKFDALSAVTATMASFYAVLETQASWLAKQGIDYADARAFLSGYCVGLAHDTTRTEQPFSAMVMHCMTPGGINEQVHTELSRRGAYAYYGEALDGVLRRIRGRA, via the coding sequence ATGCGAGCTGGATTCATCGGAACGGGCACGATCACACAAGCGGTCGTGACAGGCATGCTCAGATTCGGCGTGCCGTTCGAGCGGATATCGCTGTCGCCGCGCAACGCGCGAACGGCGGCGGAACTTGCCGCGCTCGACGGGCGCATCCACGTTTGCGCAAGCAACCAGGAAGTGCTGGATAACTCGGATGTCGCCTGTCTTGCGGTTGTGCCGCAAATCGCGGCCGAGGTGCTGGGCGAACTTGAATTCGACGCGCGTCATCACGTCATCAGCTTCATGGCAGGCATTTCTCTCGATCAGTTGCGCGGCCTTGTCCGCACGAGCGGCAAGATCGCGCGCGCCGTGCCGCTGCCCGCCGTCGCCGAGGGTAAGGGCAGCACCGCGATCTGCCCCGCCGACGAGGTCGCCAAAGCGATCTTCGCGGCGCTCGGTGAAGCCATCGAAGTCGACAGCGAAGACAAGTTCGATGCGCTGTCCGCCGTGACAGCGACGATGGCGAGCTTCTACGCGGTGCTCGAAACCCAGGCGTCGTGGCTTGCCAAGCAGGGCATCGACTACGCCGACGCGCGGGCATTTTTGTCCGGCTACTGTGTGGGACTCGCCCACGACACGACCCGGACGGAGCAACCGTTTTCAGCAATGGTCATGCATTGCATGACACCGGGCGGCATCAACGAACAGGTACATACCGAGCTTTCCCGCCGTGGGGCATACGCTTACTACGGCGAAGCGCTCGACGGCGTGCTGCGGCGTATCAGGGGCCGCGCCTAG
- a CDS encoding LysR substrate-binding domain-containing protein: MQKKQLFADRLLAQMPSLRALRCFVTAARYESFTQAAEVLCVTQAAISRQIKELEDSLEVALFERTGRHIALTDAGRILYNASYLSIMNIAEAAEAVRRTDRHALTVCVSHTFSALWLSFRLPSFRKRFPEIRLHVMVTEHFMELDDLMEPDVIITKNPPREPEYEIEPLFHDVVYPVCSPSFHERHFHGRSLKPLDLLSYPTLNLSLLGRAQVCEHVDWRVWRNWFQQGDGSDRLVDNEHLESNDYRLLVAQAEAGEGTLLGWHHLVHRQVEQGRLLRPVQDALEFHDRHHYVITHKNAKLRPEYVQFREWLGEEVGAMMREWRSVETEAAK, translated from the coding sequence ATGCAAAAGAAACAGTTGTTCGCCGACCGGCTGCTCGCGCAGATGCCTTCTCTGCGGGCGCTGAGATGCTTCGTCACGGCTGCCCGATACGAGAGCTTCACGCAAGCCGCCGAAGTGCTGTGCGTCACGCAAGCCGCCATCAGCCGGCAGATCAAGGAACTGGAGGACTCGCTGGAGGTAGCGCTGTTCGAGCGGACGGGCAGACATATCGCGCTGACGGATGCCGGGCGCATTCTGTACAACGCGTCCTATCTGTCGATCATGAACATCGCCGAAGCGGCCGAAGCCGTGCGCCGCACCGACCGGCATGCACTGACGGTGTGCGTTTCGCACACTTTCTCGGCGCTGTGGCTGTCGTTCAGGCTGCCGTCGTTTCGCAAGCGTTTTCCGGAAATCCGTTTGCACGTGATGGTCACCGAGCATTTCATGGAGCTGGACGACCTCATGGAACCCGACGTCATCATCACGAAGAATCCGCCGCGCGAGCCGGAGTACGAAATCGAGCCGCTCTTTCACGACGTGGTGTATCCCGTGTGCAGCCCGTCGTTTCATGAACGGCATTTTCACGGCAGATCGCTGAAGCCGCTGGATCTGTTGTCGTATCCCACCTTGAATCTGTCGCTGCTGGGGCGCGCTCAGGTTTGCGAGCATGTCGACTGGCGCGTGTGGCGCAACTGGTTCCAGCAAGGCGACGGTTCGGACCGGCTGGTCGACAACGAGCACCTGGAGAGCAATGACTACCGGCTGCTGGTTGCGCAGGCCGAGGCGGGCGAGGGTACGCTGCTCGGCTGGCATCATCTCGTGCATCGTCAGGTCGAGCAGGGCCGGCTGTTGCGTCCGGTGCAGGACGCGCTCGAATTCCACGACCGTCATCACTATGTGATCACGCACAAGAACGCGAAGCTGCGGCCCGAATATGTGCAGTTCCGCGAATGGCTCGGGGAAGAAGTCGGCGCGATGATGCGCGAATGGCGAAGCGTCGAAACCGAAGCAGCGAAATAG
- a CDS encoding aromatic ring-hydroxylating oxygenase subunit alpha: MSEVSFKTHGELIRSRQSGHGMPGELFGRQDVFETDVEVFFHRHWILVGVTADVPEPGDVSVVDIGKASIMIVRDDDENVRTYRNVCRHRGARLKEAGKSTVGMLVCPYHQWTYDLEGSLRHASHMGKDFDATCRSLIPVHTKIVGTHIFVCLTAEPPEDIAKLEQTMVPRFAPYDLRNTKIAFEQEIIEEGNWKLVMENNRECYHCAATHPELTASFLPEDFGFCPDNLTEESLRALDEYKSRNAACQASWERDGFISAAFERLDEDAVTQFRTQQLVIAGNGESQTLSTKVASTRLLGNLQRRDLGDMHLWTHNSWTHVMSDHAVISYIIPLAPDKTLVRSKWLVHADAVEGVDYKVSDLTEVWVATNTQDKHLVEITHEGTQDPAYTPGTFSPFTETYVDQFSRWYAARLSAHGI; this comes from the coding sequence ATGTCCGAAGTGTCATTCAAAACCCATGGCGAATTGATCCGCAGCCGTCAGTCCGGTCACGGCATGCCTGGCGAGTTGTTCGGCCGTCAGGACGTGTTCGAGACGGACGTCGAGGTCTTTTTTCACAGGCACTGGATTCTCGTCGGCGTGACAGCGGACGTTCCCGAACCGGGCGACGTTTCCGTCGTCGATATCGGCAAGGCGTCGATCATGATCGTGCGGGATGACGATGAAAACGTCCGCACCTACCGGAACGTCTGTCGCCATCGCGGCGCGCGCCTGAAGGAGGCGGGGAAGTCGACGGTGGGCATGCTGGTCTGTCCTTACCACCAGTGGACCTATGACCTCGAAGGCAGCCTGCGCCACGCATCGCATATGGGCAAGGATTTCGATGCCACGTGTCGCAGCCTGATCCCGGTGCATACGAAAATTGTCGGCACGCATATCTTCGTGTGCCTCACCGCGGAGCCGCCCGAAGACATCGCGAAACTCGAACAAACCATGGTGCCGCGTTTCGCTCCGTATGACCTGCGGAATACGAAGATTGCTTTCGAGCAGGAGATCATCGAAGAAGGCAACTGGAAACTCGTGATGGAAAACAACCGCGAGTGTTATCACTGCGCGGCCACGCATCCCGAACTGACGGCCTCGTTTCTTCCTGAAGACTTCGGCTTTTGCCCGGACAATCTGACGGAAGAATCGCTGCGCGCGCTGGACGAATACAAATCGCGCAACGCGGCGTGTCAGGCAAGCTGGGAGCGGGACGGTTTTATCAGTGCCGCCTTCGAGCGGCTCGACGAGGATGCCGTCACCCAGTTCAGAACGCAGCAACTGGTCATTGCGGGCAACGGCGAATCGCAAACGCTCAGCACCAAAGTGGCGAGTACCAGGCTGTTAGGCAATCTGCAGCGCCGCGATCTCGGCGATATGCACCTCTGGACGCACAACTCATGGACCCATGTGATGAGCGACCACGCGGTGATCAGCTACATCATTCCGCTAGCGCCGGACAAGACGCTGGTGCGGTCGAAATGGCTCGTTCATGCCGATGCAGTGGAAGGCGTCGATTACAAGGTGTCGGACCTGACCGAAGTGTGGGTCGCGACCAACACGCAAGACAAGCACCTCGTCGAAATCACGCATGAGGGCACGCAGGATCCGGCCTACACGCCGGGCACGTTCTCGCCGTTCACCGAAACCTACGTGGACCAGTTCTCGCGCTGGTATGCAGCGCGTTTGAGCGCGCACGGCATCTGA
- a CDS encoding GlxA family transcriptional regulator — translation MLSDTLHTESRTSRPLRFGIVLLPNFTLTAFSGFVDLLRLASDEGDMSRPVRCSWTIVGESLVPVRASCGIQVAPWITFDEAGAFDYVVVVGGLLHSGPSASKATLQFIRDAAKTSATLVGICTGVFALMRAEVMDGYRLCVSWFHYWDFVERFPGVDERNLVADRLFVIDGRRITCSGGRASIDVAAAILLRHVEATIVQKALRIMLVDDAQKGNAPQPHPPGLEPATHPKVRRAILLMEQHIGQPLSLAELARRLDMSVRQLERLFAAETGKSPHAYGRQIRIRMASWLLTSSDRTVADIAASCGFSDASHLGREFRKEFGESPNAYRVARPQSHSPALAAS, via the coding sequence ATGTTGAGCGACACCCTTCACACCGAAAGCAGAACGTCCCGACCCTTGCGCTTCGGGATCGTGTTGCTGCCGAATTTCACGTTGACGGCGTTTTCGGGTTTCGTCGATCTGCTCCGGCTGGCAAGCGATGAAGGCGACATGAGCCGGCCCGTGCGCTGTTCGTGGACCATCGTTGGGGAATCGCTGGTGCCCGTCAGGGCGAGTTGCGGCATCCAGGTCGCACCGTGGATCACGTTCGACGAAGCGGGCGCATTCGATTACGTGGTGGTGGTCGGCGGCCTGTTGCATTCGGGGCCGTCCGCTAGCAAGGCCACGCTGCAGTTCATCCGGGACGCCGCGAAAACCTCCGCGACATTGGTCGGCATATGCACGGGCGTGTTCGCGCTGATGCGAGCCGAAGTGATGGACGGCTATCGCCTCTGCGTGAGCTGGTTCCACTACTGGGATTTCGTCGAACGCTTTCCCGGCGTCGACGAGCGCAATCTGGTTGCGGACCGGTTGTTCGTGATCGACGGGCGGCGTATTACCTGTTCGGGCGGGCGCGCATCGATCGATGTCGCTGCCGCGATCCTGCTGCGGCATGTCGAGGCGACGATCGTACAGAAGGCACTACGCATCATGCTGGTCGACGATGCGCAAAAAGGAAACGCGCCGCAGCCGCATCCGCCGGGGCTCGAACCGGCAACACACCCGAAGGTGCGGCGCGCGATCCTGTTGATGGAGCAGCATATCGGGCAGCCGTTGAGTCTCGCGGAACTGGCCCGACGGCTGGACATGTCGGTCAGGCAACTGGAGCGGCTGTTCGCGGCCGAAACGGGCAAGTCGCCGCATGCGTATGGACGGCAGATTCGCATACGCATGGCGTCGTGGCTGCTGACGAGTTCGGACCGCACGGTTGCCGATATCGCCGCGTCGTGTGGCTTTTCCGACGCTTCGCATCTTGGCCGTGAGTTCAGAAAAGAATTTGGCGAATCGCCAAACGCGTATCGCGTGGCGAGGCCGCAAAGCCACTCACCCGCGTTGGCCGCAAGCTGA